The genomic segment GACGTCTCGATGCGTCGTCCGGATCGAACGGAAATGCCCGCCTTGGCGGCAGCCACTTCCTGGCTTGCGCCATTTTGTCGGTGCTGCATGAACAGCTCCTCTTGTCGGTTGGTTATGTGTTGGCCTGGCACCCATTGCTCCACCATGGAAAACAAGGGGCCAATTGTTACACCCAACCGGCCAAGATAATTGTCGCTAACCGGTCATCCTAATTGTCGCCGAACAGTCAGACCCAGGTAGAGAATATAGCTGGCTATGCCAATGGTGATCGCGGGATCAACCCAGCGCATGTCGTAGAGCAGGATAAGGGCTCCACCTACAACAACCGCTATTGACGCAAACGCATCAGACAAGTTGTGTAAAACAACGCATGAATATTAACGCTGCCCTTCTGCATTGAGTAGGTCAGCAGCGCGCTCAACGCGTCCATTATCAGTGCAACAATGTAAGTCGGACTACCCAACACCCCTTGAGTTCCAGCGGATCTGGGAACCGCATGACACCCTCGTATATCAGGTAGGGCCCTATCATGATCAAGGTGGTGTATTTAACAGCGCAACACCTACCTTTATTCGCCCGTAGCCGAAGGTCAGCTTTTATTAAGCCGGGCGACGCGCAATCTTACGGGCCGCGAACGCGATAATCAGCGATGCCATGTCCCAGAAGTTATGTATAGCATCGGCAATCAGCGCCAAACTGCCGGCAAAGTCCTTTCCGCGATCTGGACGAGAGTCAGGATGCCGTTTGCCCAGATGGCTACTGCAACCCGTTTATGCTTGGTTTCAGGGGGAATGTGAACTAGCTGTATACTGAAAAAGTGTGCTTTACCTCATATAGGTTTCGAAGTAATGCGGGAAGAAGCGTTAATTGGTTGCTTCCAATGTTCGCATTGCGACCCGAGCGACCAATTTATGGAATCAATCTAAGGCAACCTTATGGTTTCGTGACCATCAAGAGCTGCGTAACAACGGAACAGCGGCCAAAACTCCCGACATAAGTCACCATAATGTGGCCGTTCCGGCCAACTTATGGTGGCATGACCAGGAAGTGATGTAACTGCTTGAAGTATGGTGGGCCCACCTGGACTCGAACCAGGGACCAAAGGATTATGAGTCCTCTGCTCTAACCAACTGAGCTATAGGCCCTAAAAGGGAAGCGGGCGCCATTATACCCACGAGGGGTGGCGCCCGCTACTGTCTTGCGGATTAACCGTTGCCCTGGTCGTCAATAAAGCCGCGCAGGTGATCGGAGCGGGAAGGGTGGCGCAGTTTGCGCAGGGCCTTGGCTTCGATCTGACGGATACGCTCCCGGGTTACGTCGAACTGTTTGCCGACTTCTTCCAGGGTGTGGTCGGTGTTCATTTCAATACCAAAGCGCATGCGCAAGACTTTGGATTCGCGAGCGGTCAGCCCGGCCAGCACCGAGCGGGTCGCCTCGCGCAGGCCTTCGGCAGTGGCGGAATCCACCGGCGACAGGGCCTGGATATCTTCGATGAAATCGCCCAGATGGCTGTCTTCATCGTCGCCAATCGGGGTTTCCATGGAGATCGGCTCTTTGGCGATCTTCAGTACCTTGCGGATCTTGTCTTCCGGCATGTCCATGCGCTCGCCCAGCTCTTCCGGCGTGGGCTCGCGGCCCATTTCCTGCAGCATCTGGCGGGAGATACGGTTGAGCTTGTTGATGGTCTCAATCATATGCACCGGAATCCGGATGGTACGGGCCTGGTCCGCGATGGAGCGGGTAATGGCCTGGCGAATCCACCAGGTGGCATAGGTAGAGAACTTATAGCCGCGACGGTATTCAAACTTGTCCACGGCCTTCATCAGGCCGATGTTGCCTTCCTGAATCAGGTCCAGGAACTGCAGGCCACGGTTGGTGTATTTCTTGGCGATGGAAATTACCAGTCGCAGGTTAGCCTCGACCATTTCTTTCTTGGCGCGGCGGGCCTTGGCTTCGCCGATGGACACCCGACGGTTGATTTCCTTGATGTCGACTACGTCCAGATCCACTTCGGTCTGGACGTTCTGGATGCGCTTCTGCAGGCGCACGATCTCGTCGATGCGTTCACCAATGGCGGCGGCGTATGGCTTCTTGGTGGCCGCGATTTCTTTCGCCCATTCCAGGTCGGTCTCGTTGCCCGGGAACCATTTGATGAAATCTTTGCGCGGCATTTTGCAGTCGCGTACGCAGATCTGCATGATGGCCCGTTCGTTCTCCCGCACCAGATCGTTGGTGGAGCGAACCACGTTCACCAGTTCGTCAAACGCCTTGTTGCCCAGCTTGAATGGTGCAAACACCTGGCCCAGTTCGTTCAGGGCTTCCTGGGTTTTCTTGTGGCTGCGGCCGTGCTTGGCCAGGGCTTTGTCGGCGGCATCCAGTTTTTCTTTCAGCAACTCAAAACGCAGGCGGGTTTCTTCCGGGTCCGGACCGTTATCGGTTTCTTCCTCGGTTGAAGTGTCGTCGTCATCATCGCTGCTGTCGCTGTCGTCAGCAGAGGTGTCTTCACTGGTGTCTTCGCCCATGAACGGCTCGGCGTCGTCCGGGTCCAGGAAGCCGGTAACGATGTCGCTGATGCGGCCTTCGTTCTCGATGATGCGATCGTAAGCCTGAATCACGGTGCCGGCGGTGCCGGGGAAGTGGGCTACGGCCGCCATGACGTCGCGAATGCCTTCCTCAATGCGCTTGGCGATGACGATTTCGCCTTCGCGGGTCAGCAGTTCAACGGTACCCATTTCACGCATGTACATGCGTACGGGGTCGGTGGTGCGGCCGGCATCGGTTTCTACGGCGGCGAGAGCGGCGGCGGCTTCAGCAGCGGCGGCTTCGTCGGCGGTGGAGTCGCCTTCGGTCATCAACAGGGTATCGGCGTCGGGTGTTTCTTCGCACACCTGGATACCCATGTCGTTGATCATCCGGATAATGTCTTCAACCTGATCCGGATCTGCGATATCTTCCGGTAGGTGGTCGTTTACCTCGGCGTAAGTCAGGTAACCTTGTTCCTTGCCTCGTGCGATGAGGTCTTTCAAACGTGATTTCTGCGAATTGCCTGACATAGACACCCTGTGAACTCGCTTTTAAAGAGGAAAAAAGTTAAACAGCCATTATAGCTGCCGCGTATCTGCTGTGCCACCGAATGGTTAGATGGTGATCAGTGGCGTCAGTTTCAAGTGGTCATGCCCCAGCAACGGGATTTAACGCAGGATTCAATCTACGTTGCCCTTGCTGAGCGTTCTCAGCTCTTCCCGCTGTTCCGGGGTGAGCGTGGCCAGGTTCCGGAGCAGGGTTGCCAGTCTTTGCTGGCGCGCGGCCTCTTCGTTCGGGCTCAGCAGTTCTCTGGCGGCTGCCAGTATGCTGTCCCGGGCCGGTATATGCTCCAGTCCATCAAACAGGTTGTAGAACCTGTCTCTGGCCTGTTTGTCCGTTGCCAGTCCCGCGACTAATGCTTTGCGGGTACTGATATTCTGTTCCATCAGCCAGCGGGCGAATCGCCCGGCCTGCTCCAGCTGGCGGTTGCTGTCAGCCAATGCTTTGACTTCCGCCGCCATTTCCGGTGCTTCCAGTAGTGCCAGGCAAAGCGTGCTGTCTTTGCTCAGCTTCACATCTATGCGTTCTTCTGTCGGCCGGCTCTGCCGCTCGCCGCGCCATCCGCGGGCTTTGAAATCATTGCCTTTGGGCCGCTCCTGCCAGGGCTTCCGGCCGCCACACAGACGCATCATTTCGTGCCACATGGCGTCCCGCAGTGTGCTGCGGGGCATTTTGTTCAGAAGCGGTTCTGCCCGGGCTCTCAGTTCGCCCCGGTGTTCCGGCAGCTCCAGGTTCAAACCTTCGCTCTGCCGGTCGAACAGGTAACGTGACAGGGGCGTTGCCGCCTCAATCCGCTGTCTGAAGGCGTCTGCGCCTTCCTTCCGGATCAGTGTGTCCGGGTCTTCACCCTGTGGCAGCATCAGAAACTGCAGGTGCAGGCCGTCGGCCATCAGTTCCAGGGCGTTCTCCATGGCGCGGTCTGCAGCACGGAAACCGGCCTGGTCGCCATCAAAGCAGAACACAATGTGCCGGACTTGCCTTAGCAGGGCGCTCAGGCTGTCCTGGTTGGTTGCGGTGCCCAGGGTTGCCACTGCATCGTGTATGCCGTTCTGGGCCAGCGCGATCACGTCCATATAGCCTTCAACCACCAGCAGTTTGTCCAGCTGGCGGATGGCTTGCCGGGCCTCATAAAGGCCGTAGATCTCCCGGCTTTTATGAAACACATCCGACTCCGGGGAGTTGATGTATTTGGCCTTGTCGTCTCCGAGGGTGCGGCCGCCAAAGGCCACCGTTTTGCCCCGGGTGTTCCGGATCGGAAACATCACCCGATTGCGGAACAGATCTCTTGGCCGGCCGTACTTGTCTGAAACCGTTTTGGTTTCCAGTAACGGCTCTTTCAGATCTTTCGGCGCGGCGTCAAAAAGCGCCGTTCCGGTGCCGGGCGCAAAGCCGATCTGGTACTGCTCGATGATGGCATCGTCCAGGCCGCGCTGTTTCAGGTAGTCCCGGGCGTAAGCGCCTTGCTGGCTGCCCAGGGCCGAGTGGTAGAAGCGGCTGGCGAAATCCAGGGCGTCGGTCAGGGTTCTGGCCTGTTGCATTTCCTGTCGCGCAGCGCGGTCATAAGGCACTTCCAGC from the Marinobacter sp. LQ44 genome contains:
- a CDS encoding cation transporter, with translation MSDAFASIAVVVGGALILLYDMRWVDPAITIGIASYILYLGLTVRRQLG
- the rpoD gene encoding RNA polymerase sigma factor RpoD — its product is MSGNSQKSRLKDLIARGKEQGYLTYAEVNDHLPEDIADPDQVEDIIRMINDMGIQVCEETPDADTLLMTEGDSTADEAAAAEAAAALAAVETDAGRTTDPVRMYMREMGTVELLTREGEIVIAKRIEEGIRDVMAAVAHFPGTAGTVIQAYDRIIENEGRISDIVTGFLDPDDAEPFMGEDTSEDTSADDSDSSDDDDDTSTEEETDNGPDPEETRLRFELLKEKLDAADKALAKHGRSHKKTQEALNELGQVFAPFKLGNKAFDELVNVVRSTNDLVRENERAIMQICVRDCKMPRKDFIKWFPGNETDLEWAKEIAATKKPYAAAIGERIDEIVRLQKRIQNVQTEVDLDVVDIKEINRRVSIGEAKARRAKKEMVEANLRLVISIAKKYTNRGLQFLDLIQEGNIGLMKAVDKFEYRRGYKFSTYATWWIRQAITRSIADQARTIRIPVHMIETINKLNRISRQMLQEMGREPTPEELGERMDMPEDKIRKVLKIAKEPISMETPIGDDEDSHLGDFIEDIQALSPVDSATAEGLREATRSVLAGLTARESKVLRMRFGIEMNTDHTLEEVGKQFDVTRERIRQIEAKALRKLRHPSRSDHLRGFIDDQGNG
- the dnaG gene encoding DNA primase, which encodes MSGLIPQRFVEDLLDRIDLAELIGSRITLKKAGANYKACCPFHDEKTPSFNVRPDKGFYHCFGCGAHGDAISFIREFDGLGFTEAVEELAKRAGLEVPYDRAARQEMQQARTLTDALDFASRFYHSALGSQQGAYARDYLKQRGLDDAIIEQYQIGFAPGTGTALFDAAPKDLKEPLLETKTVSDKYGRPRDLFRNRVMFPIRNTRGKTVAFGGRTLGDDKAKYINSPESDVFHKSREIYGLYEARQAIRQLDKLLVVEGYMDVIALAQNGIHDAVATLGTATNQDSLSALLRQVRHIVFCFDGDQAGFRAADRAMENALELMADGLHLQFLMLPQGEDPDTLIRKEGADAFRQRIEAATPLSRYLFDRQSEGLNLELPEHRGELRARAEPLLNKMPRSTLRDAMWHEMMRLCGGRKPWQERPKGNDFKARGWRGERQSRPTEERIDVKLSKDSTLCLALLEAPEMAAEVKALADSNRQLEQAGRFARWLMEQNISTRKALVAGLATDKQARDRFYNLFDGLEHIPARDSILAAARELLSPNEEAARQQRLATLLRNLATLTPEQREELRTLSKGNVD